In Zingiber officinale cultivar Zhangliang chromosome 6A, Zo_v1.1, whole genome shotgun sequence, a single genomic region encodes these proteins:
- the LOC121995476 gene encoding probable nucleoredoxin 1-2: MGDLGFPGNFLHEKTEEVSDRDKKMADEEGREVDVVDVVSLLSTDGRNFLIRNNGDKVAIGSLEGKMIAFYFSVSCLPHCQLFNLRLIEVYNELSSQDNGFEIIFVSDDRDEDSFNDYFSKMPWFAIPFSDSWMRRKLEKKFSAMGVPTLVILDVNGKVLNREGVKAVKGYGAEGYPFTVEKISKLREEAENAKKVQTLRSVLVSSYRDYLIANDRSKVSVSNLEGKIVALYFTYNDDFSREFTAELAQIYRKLKEIGESFEVVLVSWDDEESCYDEAIESMPWLAFPFNDKSCDKLFCYFDLNEFVWPNIILIGSDGKTMNIDLIELIGEYGFEAWEAFPFSQEKLHELSKKAQAKLESQTLESLLVSGDLDYVIGKKGLKVPIKELVGKTILLYFSARWHPRCRDYLPKLIEEYHEIKNVDTDFEIIFISSDHDQDSFEKFFLRMPWLALPFGDERKKYLNRIFKFHPRGQSFVGLTMVVTGPTGRTVTKEARELLMIHGTDAYPFTEEKIKELEHPTEEMAKGWPEKIKLDLHDEHELVLTRCFTYDCKGAFEMGHSWTYRCVECDFDLHPKCALNRKKENGEAHGEMTEEEYVCDGEGTL; this comes from the exons ATGGGCGACTTAGGTTTCCCTGGCAACTTCCTCCATGAGAAAACGGAGGAAGTGAGCGATCGAGATAAGAAAATGGCAGacgaggaagggagagaggtggATGTGGTAGACGTCGTATCGCTTCTCTCCACCGACGGGAGGAACTTCCTCATCCGGAATAATGGCGACAAG GTGGCTATTGGTAGTCTTGAAGGGAAAATGATTGCTTTTTACTTCTCAGTCTCATGCCTTCCACATTGCCAACTCTTCAATCTCAGGCTGATTGAAGTGTATAATGAGCTTTCTTCCCAGGATAATggctttgaaattatttttgtatCTGATGATCGTGATGAGGACTCCTTTAATGATTACTTCTCAAAAATGCCATGGTTTGCAATCCCATTTTCTGACAGTTGGATGAGGAGAAAACTCGAAAAAAAATTCTCGGCCATGGGTGTTCCCACCCTTGTCATCCTTGATGTCAATGGGAAGGTTCTTAATAGAGAAGGTGTAAAAGCTGTAAAAGGATATGGTGCAGAGGGTTATCCATTTACTGTCGAAAAGATTAGCAAATTGAGAGAGGAAGCGGAGAATGCTAAGAAGGTTCAAACTCTTCGAAGTGTCTTAGTCTCATCTTACCGTGACTACTTGATTGCAAACGATAGATCTAAG GTTTCTGTTTCAAATCTCGAAGGAAAAATAGTAGCTTTGTACTTCACATACAATGATGATTTTAGCCGTGAGTTCACTGCAGAACTTGCACAAATATATAGGAAGCTCAAGGAAATTGGAGAGAGCTTTGAGGTTGTGCTAGTGTCCTGGGATGACGAGGAATCCTGTTATGATGAAGCCATAGAAAGCATGCCCTGGCTCGCATTTCCTTTCAATGACAAAAGCTGTGATAAGCTTTTTTGCTATTTTGATCTCAATGAATTTGTGTGGCCTAATATcat cTTGATTGGATCGGATGGGAAAACTATGAATATTGATTTAATTGAACTTATTGGGGAGTATGGATTTGAGGCATGGGAAGCATTCCCGTTTTCTCAGGAGAAGTTGCATGAGTTGTCAAAGAAAGCACAGGCCAAACTTGAGTCACAGACACTCGAGTCACTTCTTGTTTCGGGGGATCTGGACTATGTCATTGGAAAAAAGGGATTGAAG GTTCCAATAAAAGAGCTAGTTGGAAAGACCATCCTCCTGTACTTCTCAGCACGTTGGCATCCTCGCTGCCGTGattacctccctaaactgatcgaAGAGTATCACGAGATCAAGAATGTGGATACTGATTTTGAGATTATCTTCATCTCCAGCGATCATGATCAGGATTCATTTGAGAAATTCTTCTTACGCATGCCATGGTTGGCACTACCTTTTGGTGATGAGAGAAAGAAATATTTGAACCGTATATTCAAATTCCATCCCCGCGGACAATCTTTTGTAGGTCTTACCATGGTTGTTACAGGTCCTACAGGACGAACAGTTACCAAAGAAGCCAGGGAGTTGTTGATGATACATGGAACTGATGCTTATCCATTCACTGAGGAGAAGATCAAAGAGTTGGAGCATCCAACTGAAGAAATGGCAAAGGGGTGGCCTGAGAAGATAAAGCTTGACCTCCATGATGAGCATGAGCTTGTCCTTACCCGTTGCTTCACTTATGACtgtaagggtgcgtttg AGATGGGACATAGTTGGACTTACCGTTGCGTAGAGTGTGATTTCGACCTGCACCCAAAATGTGCACTGAACAGAAAGAAGGAAAATGGCGAAGCACATGGGGAAATGACTGAGGAAGAATATGTGTGTGATGGTGAG gGTACACTGTAG